From the Desulfovibrio sp. JY genome, one window contains:
- a CDS encoding DUF4198 domain-containing protein, with product MRKMLVVLGLLLGIGVASPAVAHEIAIKPGTCAAAVGKAVPFSVHSAHVFIVSEELETPADVKAFVVTDGKPVEVKLTPDAKTFVFNGQATFAKPGAGLILVHRLPQVWSLTPDGMKKGTKKDLPGATKSNSYEKFAKAIVSVGGSDAGFDAVVGQKLELVPLTDPAKVKVGQDMDVKVLLDGKPTPAVVLATYDGFTKTPNSYAYYTETGDDGVAKVRITHPGLWMVRTETKGPSADKTIDREALRSTLTFCVQ from the coding sequence GTGAGAAAGATGCTGGTTGTGCTGGGACTGTTGCTGGGAATTGGCGTGGCGAGTCCGGCGGTTGCGCATGAAATCGCCATCAAGCCGGGGACGTGCGCGGCAGCCGTGGGCAAAGCCGTGCCGTTTAGCGTGCATTCGGCCCATGTGTTCATTGTCAGCGAGGAGCTGGAGACGCCGGCGGACGTCAAGGCGTTTGTCGTGACCGACGGCAAGCCTGTGGAAGTCAAGCTGACGCCGGATGCCAAGACGTTTGTGTTCAACGGGCAGGCGACGTTTGCCAAGCCGGGCGCGGGGCTGATCCTGGTGCACCGGCTGCCGCAGGTCTGGAGCCTGACGCCCGACGGCATGAAAAAGGGCACGAAGAAGGACTTGCCCGGGGCGACCAAGAGCAACAGCTACGAAAAGTTCGCCAAGGCCATCGTGTCGGTTGGCGGCAGCGATGCCGGGTTCGACGCCGTGGTCGGGCAGAAGCTGGAGCTTGTGCCGCTGACCGATCCGGCCAAGGTCAAGGTCGGCCAGGACATGGACGTGAAGGTGCTTTTGGACGGCAAGCCCACGCCGGCCGTGGTGCTGGCGACCTATGACGGGTTTACGAAGACGCCCAACAGTTACGCCTATTACACCGAGACCGGCGATGACGGCGTGGCCAAGGTGCGGATCACGCATCCGGGGCTGTGGATGGTGCGCACCGAGACAAAGGGCCCGTCGGC